The genomic interval ATCGCAGGATAAACAGTGATAGTGGTACTTTTTAAACAGGCCAAAACGTCTTCTATGTTCCATTAGCCTAACCTCATAAAAAGTCCTTTTTAAATCCACTTGTCTAGTTAGTAGGAGTACGGGATAACTCACCAGCGATGGGCTGAGGCGTTACGTCCTTTGCTGACTTGGGCATTGACTCAGAAAAGCCAGGAGTGAAAAAGAAATCGGTTCTGCCCACAATGATGATAGATGTTCTCGACTTACTACCCACAGTAGCCACGTATTCGCCAGGCCTGATGTTGTTAAGTTTAACCACCTAAAAGAAACGtaaaaagttattgatatttgGTTGACTATTAAGTGTGAAAATTTTTCCACGGAGTAAAGAcatatgagcggagatgccatacaTAATGCGGGTAGGTGAGATGCCTTCTTCTTGGTCAAATtggtacggtgggcatgaccaaaatgatcagttacgagtgaactaactaGGCGTTCGGGTTGGTGAGAcatctatcaacgatttttggtattacaaagaATGGTTAGGTCACGCATTTTTGGGCGCTTCTATTTTCAGTTATGGCACCTTCGCTTCATTTCGATCTCTCCATGGTTCTttgcataattaaaaaaaagaacaggAAATCAATTTGGTTGGCTCTAATTGAATTTGGAGGAATACTTGACCTACTATGTACGCTACTTACAATTCCATTATCATTTCGCATCAGGTCTTCTAATTGAACCGCAGGTCCTTTTACTTCCAGATATGGTTCTTTACCAGATACAGAAATGATGGCGTAGTCAGTATGGGTATCTATTCTGAACtgcgtaaaataaaattgaagagtTATTACACATTATCAATAAAAAGTACATCTCAATTTTTCACAGAGGTGTCTTATTAAGGACTAGCTGTTCCACGGGGTTTCCACCCGCGCACCGAGGGAGTTACTTCAAGTGTTTCTTACTATCCTGGTACATGTTGAGCAATGTCGTCAACACTTGAGTAATGGTATGTGCTGTTCTGGAACTTTATGAGCATTTGCGTCAAAAATACCCCGGGGGAAGGACAAAGATAGTTTCTGTTCCCATCTGGCTACGTTACCGGGACAGCATAACTTACCAAAGTCTTCCACCAATCCCCCAACGAAACTGCTCACCAACTATCAGGACTGTATGACTTACATACATTAACTCAACTGTTAGGAAACTACACTCTCTGCGCTGAACATGGGCTATCCGGGTACGTGaagaagtttccacgggacgtgggtgattAGTGTAAACCAACTTATCATAACTTACAAGATACATGAGCTTGATACTCAAGTCTCGTCGTCAcctataaatggttaaattaactaaatatgtaagaaataaagcaaaaatatgGCAAAAACTTACtgggatatttttataaacattggCTTCTATGGTTGTcgatacaaaaatacttttgttgcCTTTTATAAGTTCTTTGATAGGTCCAAGCACCTGAAAAATGGgaataatgtatttatgtgtacGTTAAAGCTACACTATAAAAAGTTACTCGAATTGCAGGAGCAAGTGTACACCTTGCCTAACTGCCAATcatatgtacatacctataatGTTTTACTTCTCGTCGCTATCCATCTTATGTTGTCTAGAAGAGACCGTTCGTAGCgataagaattaaataaatgaaaaaaatctataagTACTTAATGGAGTATATTGTATATCTATCCTCAAATATGGGTCAaggtttaaaagtaaataatttggtAAACAAGGTTTAAAAGTTCACGGCTTTACCTCAGAAACTTGGCTTTTATCAATCTCGAACGCGAGTCCCGAACATGCCTTCGCTATTTCAAAGAATACATTTGAGGCTTCATCTAAGTAGATGTGATAACGACGACAGTTTCCAGTAAGCACGAAAACTATCTgtgaaataaagaataatagaTGATTATTTCTcactatattttattgtttagttcAATTGCGTGTTGAATATTTCTTGATTCTGATTGGGGTATTCCTCATGGGTACTAAGGAATTATGAGGGGATACACAAGAAAcattgcaaaaatattacattttttttatacaaaaatagtcAGATTTAGCTAATTATTACCTGAATCCGTTTTCTCTGGCAGAGTTCTATGACACGGGGTGCATCTTTATAGTCTCTGGCGGGTGCATCGGTGAACACATACATGTAGGAATCGCGATTACTTTCATTCAATCCAAGGAGTACTCCATTCATCGCTGGCTCCCAACAGTCAGGGTTCTCAATGTTGTGAGCCTCCACTTCGTCCAGTATCGTCTTATAACGGTAGCGATTTCTTGTATTAACTCTTACTTCGGCATCTAAGATTGGTTAAAAAAGAATGATAGGCAGTATTTTTATCACAGCATGTCAAGTTGGACTGTATTATGTCATCGGCGGAAGATAGGAATGCTTCGggacaataattattaaaaaattggAAATCTACATTACCTGGATCGTTGAACGTGACCAGAACCATATTGTCAATTAAGCTTGACTTTTCATTGAACACAGTATCCATGATCTGGTTCACGCTTGCCCTCACTTGATCTATATCGTTATACATGGATCCCGTGTCGTCTATGACGAAGGTTAAACTACCATTTCCATTACACAGTACTTTAGATATACTTGATACGGCGACCAAAAACACTAGCGGAAAAACCCGCCCCCCCATTTtggatgaaaatatttttcggaGTTGTTTGAAATGAACTGTCCCACAGAAATACGAAATGAAGactaaaacaattaaacaaatatatccAATTTATACTAATGAGTTATTCTGTAGATTTATTTTCGTGCCGTGTATTTTCCTTATATAGATAAATTGTAACATTTCGCACTGAGGCCATTGTCATTGACCGtttgtattttgataatttaggtatacctatttCGTAGGCAATATTGATTTTGGCATGAAATGTGAGGTTTTGAACAAACTATATAgctaaaatgataaaaaaaaactttgagttaatttttatcatgttaattaaagatattaaaagTTGTATCGTGCAGGTACTAAGTGATACCGATGTAGATATATAGATGCACCTAGCAGCATTGAGTAACATGCAAAGTTATTATATTCTGCAATAAGTAATATTGTACTGTCGCAAGTCAAGACATTGATTTCAATAGGTTGCTTCTACTATCTAGATATATTCTTCTAAAGTTTGGATCATTATTACGCAGGATTTCGCCACCGATATCTAACCTATCTCCACCTCTAGGGCGACTAAATATACTTTCACACTCAGATCAAAGATCTGAgctttcacatttattttttagtatgtaggtattcaAAGACAATTGCCGTTTAGTGTCTTTTCGGTTCAAGTTGTTTATAGTATACTGGAGATGTAATGCTTGAGTACCTCTTAATTTTGTTTAGGTGCATCACATCATCCAATCCTTTGAGCAGTACAGGAAAGAGCTTGTATGTAAATAGATCGGGTAATATATTAATCAGACATTGTTTTCCTAGCAATATGCATACAGTGGTAGGTATATATTCACCTACATCATAACAATTGATTATTGTGATTTTGTTTGTCTTTTGGCCCATTATTTGTATTGAGGAATTTATGTACTAATTTAAATAGCCAGTATCCTCAATTTGGTATTTAGGAAATAACATCTGAACAGGGTTCTTCATTctcttttatttcatggttatttatttattattagattgTCTAATTAAGAATGATCTGCAATTAATTCAGgatgataaaattaatagatTGTTTTTTCACGAAAGTTCCTATCTTCTAAAGCTACATTCTGAAGTTAAATATAGTTGGTAAATTATACCCTGCCAAAACTCTTGTTCTATTGGATCCATACTTTGGGGGACACcctgtcatcatctgcctaaccttttctcaactatgttcttgtctaaccggttgcagctgagaaccagagTTTCTAATGgagcgactggctatctgacctcaacaACCCACTTGCCTGAACAACCCTACACCTCTTGCTAAGACTAGTTGTCGGACTTTCAGGCTTCTGAAAACTCGTGAGGACTGCCAACGATGTTCATATGACGATCCAGACGCActagtttatcgtgccttccaaaGCACCCTGTATGAATAAAATTGATGAAGGATGAGCAGTTGCTGCTAATGTTTTTAAGTCAAGCGTTGAATTATGTGATTTTGCGGTTATTTTGCCTGTTTCCTCCAAATACTTATACAGTAATAAGTACTATGCAGGCTCTGATGACGTATTAGGAATACCAAGTACCTATTTGTGCAGTAATCATGAGGTGACAAATGTCGATGACGATGAAAGGTTTCTACGAGGTTTTGTAATGACAGAAGTTATTCATTTTACTGGTACTGTATTTCCAAGTAGAATATTATATGTGTGTAAATTCCGACCTCAAAATGCAGTAATCATAAGTCCCAAAAACACAGGCATGTgaacctacctatattttgcattttattcaTTCTTATTTCATGATAAAGTATTTTTGCGGATTATTAATTAGACTTTGCCAGCGGTTTACCCTCTTCTTAAGAAAACTTCCAACACTGTAATAAAAAAGCCTGCTTATATTATGTTGTTCTGATGTGTCAAGATTCATTAAAAGATTTGAGTTCAATATTACCTTAAGCGCCAGTCCGTAAGggataaacttacaaataactttgataaaataaaaacaactttccacatagataggtcaTACAACTGAAGATACACACGTCTACTTTGAGGTACATTTTTATCTGTACCAACCATTACctttgccttttcccaactatgttgggatcggtttCCAGTCTCACTAAATGCAACTGAGTACCGATGTTGTTCTTCCTTGCAACCCCtataggtaagactggttgtcagatatTCTGGCGTTTGATTACTGAAGTAACGACTGTCAAATGTTTTCATAGGACAGCTGGGGCCCACCAATTAAACATGCCTTCCgcaacacggaagaactcgtcatgatatGGTCATATATTCAAGACCAACCGCGCCCCGCATTGCCTAAAATTGACAGTCACGAGTTCcattattacttacaatatgCAGTATATTTCTTACATCTCTACATTCTCCTGCTTATGGATATCATCGACTTAAAAAtaggaatttgaaaaaaaagactgCTTTTGTTTCTGATgacatttattgttattatgtaggtaaatatatcaAACGGTTAAATCACTTACCCACtgttatttaaaatgattgaattttatattatttgcattgAATTTACAATATGGTTAATAATCTATTTATACATCAtggttattttaatgtattttcctGAATCTTGTTGTTGTTACAAATCCCACATATACGTGTTTAAACCTTTATATTTCAGTATTATAAAGAGCaggaaaatatcttgttttGATTGTGAACCCCAACATTATTctgaaaacattaaacattatttttttcttttcttctggTCAATATCATACCTATGAACTCTTACATATAGCTTGCAATGGTTCAAAAATTCAAAGTTCCCTTCAATTTCTAGGTGAAGCAGGGCCACAAAAAGCctagatatagttatcggcatgtATCTTgaaccttcacctgcgcagaagtcatttattgggtcccttttgtggtatgaagtcaGGCGCGgaggcgggctaaagcggtgattgggcCGCAgagcatcgcgtcatagccgacactcgggattggttctttgctaattaatcacttctgcgcagatgtaggtcagagctcaagattcgtgccgataactatacttaccTGTAAAGTCGATCCCATGCAAACCAAATGCATCTACGAATTCATTCAAATCGCAGCAATAAGTGTATTTATTACTGGCTGAAAACCAGTATAACATGTCATTTGTTTGACTTATGTCATTGCATTTTATATCCGAGTCTGTCGGTGCTGGGTCATTCACGTGAATTAAAGCTATAATATCTTCTTCGAACTTCAGCACctaaaagaaattataaaaggTTTGCATATTATGTTACTGTGTTAAggtagttttaagaaaattgtcATCAAGTTGCATCGTATCATCGAGAAATCATACAGCGAGGTATGCGCGAGTCTATCTCTATTTGTTTATTCTAATATGCTCTATTTTAATCAGCAATTTTATGTAAACTTATTTACTATTTAACGACGAAATAAATGTACGTTTTCCTCAAATTCATATatgatttgatttaaaatataccTTCCACAAATATCGTGGTATGAGCAGTCCATGTTTCTGTTGAAACGTATGTGTCCCAGACCAGGTTATAATGTTATCATAGTTAATTAACTGATCCCTCACCATATGTGATATGTCTTCCCAAGTTGTTTGCTGTAACAATATATATAAAGAGTACGGTTATCTTTCATCTTTGTATGAAAGAGGATCAtttaaagaagttttttttatttatttatttgttttcttgaacGCGCTTAATACTCAACTACCACAACACGTCAACTACTGATTATTCTTAAGTTCTTTCAATGTTATACCTACACCTCATTTATTGAGGTAGCCTCTAAACTTCATTCAGGTACGGAAAGTATTACGGATGCGGTGTAACCTCTGGTAGAAGCTAGCtctggaaattatttttatgaatatcgGGGAAGCTCGTTACAATAATATGACAGCTTGGCGTGACAATAAAATCAGCTATCATAGTCAGcgcagttacaaaataaatcaaatgtgTACTTTCTTACCATTGCAGTATTTTCACAAGCACGCCAATATGGGACTTCattcaaataattaatgaaagtaGTTTTCTTAGCAGCGTCGAAATTAAAATCTCTAGGGTTGACAAGATGAGTTTTATTATAACAGCAAGCTTGACAAGTAAATGTACTTTTCAATCTTGGGTTTCCAATTTCTGGGTAGGTAAACCAATCGTGGGCACCGTTTATCTTACCGTCTGTCTTCGTGAGTGATGTTCGAGTATAAAGAGGCATATTCTTTGCATGATCAAAACAGACTTTGTAAGTTTCTACAAATTCATATGCTCGATACCCGACTGTCAACTGTTGTGAAGTATCAGTCAAACATTTTGTATGTTCTTTGACTACTGAAGCTTGAATATTGTTATTGCAAAGAAAATCTGTAAGCTTATAGAATTTATCGTTTACTGCAAATGTGTATTCTTTATGACATGATGTCTTCAATTCAGTTAGATAAGGAAAGTTTATAAAAGTATTTCGTGTGCCTTTGCTGTCGTAGGGGCAAGATAATGTTATACTGTCTCCTTGTTCTACTATTGTATCATAATTGGTGTAGTCCCATCGTGGCCATGTAAATTCTTCAGTAAGCATGAGGGGCATATTCTTGATTTCATCCAGTTTTCTACTCACGAAACATGCTGCAATATTAAAACTGGATGATTAGCACATATCTGTATATATAAAtcggaataaaaaaaagagaatTGTTGTGAAAAAGAAATCTATCGATTTgacgaagaaaaataatttttcgagGATTTTTTAAAAGTCGATGTAAATTATTGTAAGTATGTTTTCCACTTACGAAAGCTTTACTGTTTGTATTGTCTACCACGTTTAAAGGAGAAAATAACTTACCTGAAGACTTTACATGGAAGTTCCGAGTGACTGTTCCGTGCACATTACTTATGGTACATGTGTAGTTTCCCCATTTAAATTGATCACCTATTTTTGTTAAATCTTCATTGGTTAACACTTTGCCATTGAATTTCCATTGCACCTGAAAATATTCGCACTCAGTACAATGTCAATCAAtactttaaaacatataaaattacacTAAGATATACCTTGATTTCAAATTCTTTACTCAATAAGGTTTTTTTAACtcaataacttaaaaattaaaaagtaaaacgaTCATTAATATGGATAGATTGGGTATCAAATACTTGGAGTATCTTCGAGATGAGACTGAAGTGAGTGaacaatgtatgtattttccAGGTAGGTCCAATATAGGTTAATacatatcccacccaaaacaaaaatgtgaaagactgccaagttcgataatatgggaatgcttcgcctataaaagaagtgagatctgaataagtaccaagttccatacacatacctcagttaaaaatagttactttttaatgattttacttggcaagtttttacacaccttgttataaacctactaaacgcaatgaatcaagtatttaattttatattaaaacttgccaagtaacatcattaaaaagtaactatttttaactgaggtatgtgtatggaacttggtacttattcagatctcacttcttttataggcgaagcattcccatattatcgaacttggcagtctttcacatttttgttttgggtgggatttcatttatttttgtaaggttgtttattttatttttttcttatgatgaagttagttaaagaaatgtctcatttatactatcttttagattttttaatatgcactatgtttcttacaaagaaatgaactagattaactatgactagatttaccaactgactgacatgacatgttatcatatattttgttcgtggatcaaagttacacattcgttatttttgaaagtgattcacacttggccgttttcagatttttactttactttgactaaatacaaacctttgtaccattcgaagatatattatataaatatagataaatttagttcgttttagttccttaggggtattttacaccgggtataaaacaccttcattattttgaaaccgactcacacttggccattttcagatttttccctttaccttgacataaagacctacctccatgccaaatttcaagacaatacgaccattggaagtggtctaggtttttgatgagtgagtcagtgaataagtgaataagtgaatcagtgaatcagtgaatcagtgtatagtaaaaatagcgattttctgacgtcaatatctcaagacctacaataggtatattaatgaaattttgtattttagataagtgagggggtctcaacagatactagaaatttgatatgcgtaaataaaatagattttgagttacaggggggtcgaatttggcccgaaatggttcgtgtaatataacccacggccggtgtgtcgccttttttgctcgaacttggcggacacactgccgtgtgtctagatataagttttattttagaacttaACTAACTTGTGCCTCCGGTTTTGCATCACTTTCACAATGAGCTAAGATATCTCCCACATCGCCACGCCAGTCGTCTATTTGGAAGTTATCTGGAACCTTCGGTGGGTATCCAACATCGACCAcgtatgtatgtgtgcgtgcgTATCCGTGAGCATCACTTATACGACACGTGTAGTTGCCGTCATTAGAAAGTGTAGGTTTCAGTATTTCCATGTAAGGGTTCAATGTAAGAACTTCTTCTGATTCCTGTAAACAtcaaacaaattttaatgattGGACTTAGTCTTTGGCACCAATTCTTAAACTTAGCTCGAACCTCTTAACTATGGgtgtgttcgattccagatcaggcaagtaacACTGAACCTTTTccatgtttgtatgtacttttgaaCATTGTTATCTTATTATCTTGTACACGCATTACTAATGAAAGGTGATGTAAAACATGTCTTGGAAACCGTGACTATAAAGTCTGAGATCACaaactcgcattgagcaagcgtggtgatttgtgaccaatccttctctgtgcgagaggaagcctgtgcctaACAATCAAAGACCGTCTGATAAACTTCCAAGGTCGTGGTAACTGTTGTGACACTCCTATTTAAACATATCGAGAGGCACAATCACATGAAGAAAATGATGAAATGAATAGGTAAGTCAGCAATTGAACATACTCACAATGAACCATCGAACTGATTGAGATGAAGAATTATACCCTTCGCAATCCAGTTTTGTAGTTTTACCCCATAGTATGTAAACGTACTTGCTTCTTTCCGACCGGCTAATAAATTCTGAAgagaataaaataagttttatttgtacGCTGCAGATTATCTAATGTCTGATTtctaatgataataaaatgaaatgctTACTATCAACCCTTGCTTTAAATGTCTTTGTAGCTGAACCTATATCATTTTTAGCTTCACATGTATATGAAGTAGTGTTCATTTCAACTGGATTCTTAATAACGAGAGCGCCATCACCTATCGCGTATTTGCTATCTAAAATAGACATTCCAATATTAGCATTCAACATATGAGCATGTTTACATATAGATCCAtctattgtttaattttgtaatttaccgGGATTTATAAGTCTGCCGTTTAATTTCCACGTGATCAGTGGTCGTGGATTACCGATGACGTCACATGGAATTCTAAACGCTATATCTCCTTCAAGTCCTTCATACTCAATGGATGATTCTGAAACTATAGTTGGTGGTGCTGTCGACAGAAATATGTTATCAGTACATTATCATAGTGATTTTTTCTTATGGATTTAGTACTTCTTCTTCTCATTCTTCTTGTAGTATTTTCCAGTTTTATTTGTAGTCGACGTAATACGGTTGGGTGGATTTAGTATTATAGTTCTTATTTAagactagcttctaccagcggtttcacccgcatcccgttaGAACCTCTACACGAACCaggattaaaattatatgtagagattttttcaaatcggacaagtagttcctgagatataTATATGATATAGATGATAGCGCGTTcacgcaaacaaacaaacaagcaaactatTCAGCATTAGGTATAACATTAGTAAAGATAATTAACAACTTACATTCAATAATAAGTGTGGTAATATGTTCGTCTGTGCCTGCGATGTTTACTGCCACACACTTATAATTTCCAGCATTATTTTCTTCCACATTTGGTAGGAGTAACCTTTTAGAACCGAATGATTTTTCCAAATTCTTATATACAACTTTATCCCAATATAACCAAGTTATATTAGGCGCTGGCGCGCCTTTAATaatgctgaaaaaaaatataaataatgatactGTTTTAGTTCTTGCTCTCACATTGACCAATATCTTATTTGTTCATCAATAGGTTGGATCTACTACTTACTTGCATTCTATGACCGCATTAGAACCTCTAATGACTTTAACTTCAGCCAATCCCGATATTTTTGGAGccgctaaaataatatttttaaccataAAAAGAAAGCAAGCAGTATTGCTTAATTGTTGGATATTTTCAAATGCAAAGACaaagataaaatcaaaaatgGACGGAGAAAGGATATGATATAATTTATAGAGACTTTaaggccaagtgcgagtcggaatcgcacacgaagggttccgtaccattatttagaaaatgagcaaaaaaattacgtttgttgtaGAGGagtccccaaaatatttattgtattttttgttatagcggcaacagaaatacatcatttgtgaaaatttcaactctctaactatcacggttcatgagatgcagcctggtgatagacgaacggacggacggacagaggagcgaaaacaatagggtcccattttaccctttgggtacggaaccctaaaaatggtaAAAGACTATATGATAGCTGTCTGAAATCCCTGAGCACTTACTATAAACTCTCACAATAAATGCCGCATTTGCTGAACCGACATAGTTTTGAGCTTCACATGTGTATGATGTGGAGTCACTTTCATTCAGATTCTTTATAACTAAAGCACCATCTTCTATAGAATACTTTTCACCTGAAACAGTTCATAAAACAGTTCATACTAGTTACTTTGTAATTAGTGGATATAGATTTTTGAGAAGTGCGTTTTATACCTATGCCATCAATAACGCTTTCTTCTGCcctatttatgttatatttttttcctttcattTCTCACTTTTTTAGGTACCTTGATATTAACTGTAATAGGttctcaagatttttttaacacttATCCCTTTTATCTTCTATTCAAAACCACGCTATCAGTGTATTATTGTCCTGTTTACCGGTTTACTACTACTTCTCGAATAATTAGACGGGTCTCATAATCATAatacctttaaataaaaatgattaactTACTGGATGATATTGCAGTTCCATTTCTTTTCCAATCGATAACTGGTTTTGGATTACCAACAGCTTTGCAAGGTAAAGTCAATGATTTTCCTTCAATGATTTCGTATATCTCCATAGATTGTGAAATTGTTGGTGGAACTGTggacaaattattattagatttttctttttcgGTTCTTTAAAATTAGATGTTATGGTGCGACACCGGTGCGGCAACCATGCATTTGTCATTCGGCGCAACGACGATCATCAAATTGGAATGAACCTCATATTGAGatagagtgaagaaatagtaaGTTAAAATGAATTGCGGTTTACGTTTCGTAAGTAAATAATCACGCTTCCAATTAATAGGTCATGATTCAAGTGATAACAAAGCAGGACAATcctaaatgaatatttaaaggcAAGAGTTATAAGGGAATGAAAactaatga from Helicoverpa armigera isolate CAAS_96S chromosome 19, ASM3070526v1, whole genome shotgun sequence carries:
- the LOC110372969 gene encoding hemicentin-1 isoform X1, encoding MNNMWLTLLKMWKYVLILTLANLLEASSSFSKIEHFDTGTTNVLYGSERIIKCEIHSSVPIQIHWYHTNEKSGRMNKIVASEKYSISENGTELRIMKMDFDMVGRYICVASHSKKVGIILKPPKITGTNEIRVIRGTNAVIECKIIGGLPRPKITWEYKDKYEQNFKPIPGSGDKLSLLSVTDQKGGSYKCVATNVAGEDDHITNLVIDFPPTISQSMEIYEIIEGKSLTLPCKAVGNPKPVIDWKRNGTAISSSEKYSIEDGALVIKNLNESDSTSYTCEAQNYVGSANAAFIVRVYTAPKISGLAEVKVIRGSNAVIECNIIKGAPAPNITWLYWDKVVYKNLEKSFGSKRLLLPNVEENNAGNYKCVAVNIAGTDEHITTLIIESPPTIVSESSIEYEGLEGDIAFRIPCDVIGNPRPLITWKLNGRLINPDSKYAIGDGALVIKNPVEMNTTSYTCEAKNDIGSATKTFKARVDKFISRSERSKYVYILWGKTTKLDCEGYNSSSQSVRWFIESEEVLTLNPYMEILKPTLSNDGNYTCRISDAHGYARTHTYVVDVGYPPKVPDNFQIDDWRGDVGDILAHCESDAKPEAQVQWKFNGKVLTNEDLTKIGDQFKWGNYTCTISNVHGTVTRNFHVKSSACFVSRKLDEIKNMPLMLTEEFTWPRWDYTNYDTIVEQGDSITLSCPYDSKGTRNTFINFPYLTELKTSCHKEYTFAVNDKFYKLTDFLCNNNIQASVVKEHTKCLTDTSQQLTVGYRAYEFVETYKVCFDHAKNMPLYTRTSLTKTDGKINGAHDWFTYPEIGNPRLKSTFTCQACCYNKTHLVNPRDFNFDAAKKTTFINYLNEVPYWRACENTAMQTTWEDISHMVRDQLINYDNIITWSGTHTFQQKHGLLIPRYLWKVLKFEEDIIALIHVNDPAPTDSDIKCNDISQTNDMLYWFSASNKYTYCCDLNEFVDAFGLHGIDFTGKYSYRHES
- the LOC110372969 gene encoding hemicentin-1 isoform X2; translated protein: MNNMWLTLLKMWKYVLILTLANLLEASSSFSKIEHFDTGTTNVLYGSERIIKCEIHSSVPIQIHWYHTNEKSGRMNKIVASEKYSISENGTELRIMKMDFDMVGRYICVASHSKKVGIILKPPKITGTNEIRVIRGTNAVIECKIIGGLPRPKITWEYKDKYEQNFKPIPGSGDKLSLLSVTDQKGGSYKCVATNVAGEDDHITNLVIDFPPTISQSMEIYEIIEGKSLTLPCKAVGNPKPVIDWKRNGTAISSSEKYSIEDGALVIKNLNESDSTSYTCEAQNYVGSANAAFIVRVYTAPKISGLAEVKVIRGSNAVIECNIIKGAPAPNITWLYWDKVVYKNLEKSFGSKRLLLPNVEENNAGNYKCVAVNIAGTDEHITTLIIESPPTIVSESSIEYEGLEGDIAFRIPCDVIGNPRPLITWKLNGRLINPDSKYAIGDGALVIKNPVEMNTTSYTCEAKNDIGSATKTFKARVDKFISRSERSKYVYILWGKTTKLDCEGYNSSSQSVRWFIESEEVLTLNPYMEILKPTLSNDGNYTCRISDAHGYARTHTYVVDVGYPPKVPDNFQIDDWRGDVGDILAHCESDAKPEAQVQWKFNGKVLTNEDLTKIGDQFKWGNYTCTISNVHGTVTRNFHVKSSACFVSRKLDEIKNMPLMLTEEFTWPRWDYTNYDTIVEQGDSITLSCPYDSKGTRNTFINFPYLTELKTSCHKEYTFAVNDKFYKLTDFLCNNNIQASVVKEHTKCLTDTSQQLTVGYRAYEFVETYKVCFDHAKNMPLYTRTSLTKTDGKINGAHDWFTYPEIGNPRLKSTFTCQACCYNKTHLVNPRDFNFDAAKKTTFINYLNEVPYWRACENTAMQTTWEDISHMVRDQLINYDNIITWSGTHTFQQKHGLLIPRYLWKVLKFEEDIIALIHVNDPAPTDSDIKCNDISQTNDMLYWFSASNKYTYCCDLNEFVDAFGLHGIDFTE
- the LOC110372969 gene encoding hemicentin-1 isoform X3; amino-acid sequence: MNNMWLTLLKMWKYVLILTLANLLEASSSFSKIEHFDTEPPKITGTNEIRVIRGTNAVIECKIIGGLPRPKITWEYKDKYEQNFKPIPGSGDKLSLLSVTDQKGGSYKCVATNVAGEDDHITNLVIDFPPTISQSMEIYEIIEGKSLTLPCKAVGNPKPVIDWKRNGTAISSSEKYSIEDGALVIKNLNESDSTSYTCEAQNYVGSANAAFIVRVYTAPKISGLAEVKVIRGSNAVIECNIIKGAPAPNITWLYWDKVVYKNLEKSFGSKRLLLPNVEENNAGNYKCVAVNIAGTDEHITTLIIESPPTIVSESSIEYEGLEGDIAFRIPCDVIGNPRPLITWKLNGRLINPDSKYAIGDGALVIKNPVEMNTTSYTCEAKNDIGSATKTFKARVDKFISRSERSKYVYILWGKTTKLDCEGYNSSSQSVRWFIESEEVLTLNPYMEILKPTLSNDGNYTCRISDAHGYARTHTYVVDVGYPPKVPDNFQIDDWRGDVGDILAHCESDAKPEAQVQWKFNGKVLTNEDLTKIGDQFKWGNYTCTISNVHGTVTRNFHVKSSACFVSRKLDEIKNMPLMLTEEFTWPRWDYTNYDTIVEQGDSITLSCPYDSKGTRNTFINFPYLTELKTSCHKEYTFAVNDKFYKLTDFLCNNNIQASVVKEHTKCLTDTSQQLTVGYRAYEFVETYKVCFDHAKNMPLYTRTSLTKTDGKINGAHDWFTYPEIGNPRLKSTFTCQACCYNKTHLVNPRDFNFDAAKKTTFINYLNEVPYWRACENTAMQTTWEDISHMVRDQLINYDNIITWSGTHTFQQKHGLLIPRYLWKVLKFEEDIIALIHVNDPAPTDSDIKCNDISQTNDMLYWFSASNKYTYCCDLNEFVDAFGLHGIDFTGKYSYRHES